One region of Danio aesculapii chromosome 7, fDanAes4.1, whole genome shotgun sequence genomic DNA includes:
- the asb7 gene encoding ankyrin repeat and SOCS box protein 7 has product MQNTKAVSYRQDINEWDTGASAGRTARCDRMLNHHCRRNPELQEELQIQAAVAAGDVYTVRKMLEQGYSPKIRDANGWTLLHFSAAKGKERCVRVFLEHGADPTVKDFIGGFTALHYAAMHGRARIARLMLESEYRSDIINAKSNDGWTPLHVAAHYGRDSFVRLLLEFKAEVDPLSDKGTTPLQLAIIRERSSCVRILLDHNANIDIQNGFLLRYAVIKGNHSYCRMFLQRGADTNLGRLEDGQTPLHLSALRDDVQCAQMLYTYGADTNMRNYEGQTPVAVSISMSGNSRPCLDFLQEVTRQPRTLQDLCRIKIRQCIGLQSLKLLEDLPIAKVMKDYLKHRFDNV; this is encoded by the exons ggACACAGGAGCGTCTGCCGGCCGTACTGCGCGATGTGACAGGATGCTGAACCATCACTGCAGAAGGAACCCAGAGCTGCAGGAGGAGCTGCAGATCCAGGCAGCGGTAGCGGCAGGCGATGTTTACACCGTCCGCAAGATGCTGGAGCAGGGCTACTCGCCCAAGATCAGAGACGCCAACGGCTGGACGCTGCTGCACTTCTCTGCAGCAAAGGGCAAGGAGCGCTGCGTGCGTGTCTTCCTCGAGCACGGAG CGGATCCCACAGTGAAGGACTTCATCGGAGGCTTCACCGCTCTGCATTACGCTGCCATGCACGGCCGTGCCCGCATCGCCCGCCTCATGCTGGAGTCTGAGTACCGCAGCGACATCATCAACGCCAAGAGCAACGACGGCTGGACACCTCTGCATGTGGCAGCTCATTACGGCCGCGACTCCTTTGTGCGTCTTCTCCTGGAGTTCAAAGCTGAGGTGGATCCTCTTAGCGACAAAGGCACCACGCCGCTCCAGCTCGCCATCATCCGCGAACGCTCCAGCTGCGTGCGCATCCTGCTGGACCACAACGCTAACATCGACATCCAGAATGGCTTCCTGCTGCGCTACGCCGTCATTAAGGGCAACCACTCCTACTGCCGCATGTTCCTGCAGCGCGGGGCCGACACTAACCTGGGCCGGCTGGAGGACGGACAGACACCGCTGCACCTGTCGGCCCTCAGAGACGATGTGCAGTGCGCGCAGATGCTCTACACGTACGGAGCGGACACCAACATGAGGAACTACGAGGGCCAGACACCGGTCGCTGTTTCTATTAGCATGTCTGGCAACAGCCGGCCCTGTCTGGACTTCCTGCAGGAGGTCACAA GGCAGCCCAGGACGCTGCAGGATCTGTGCAGGATAAAGATCCGGCAGTGCATCGGCCTGCAGAGCCTGAAGCTCCTGGAAGATCTGCCCATCGCCAAGGTCATGAAGGACTACCTAAAACACAGGTTCGACAACGTTTGA